From Curtobacterium sp. SGAir0471, the proteins below share one genomic window:
- the ispG gene encoding flavodoxin-dependent (E)-4-hydroxy-3-methylbut-2-enyl-diphosphate synthase translates to MPKVPETLSPRRKSRQIRVGKVLVGGDAPVSVQSMTTTPTTNINATLQQIAELTASGCDIVRVAVPSQDDADALPIIAKKSQIPVIADIHFQPKYVFQAIDAGCAAVRVNPGNIRKFDDQVGAIAKAAKDAGVSLRIGVNAGSLEPSLLQKYGKATPEALVESAVWEASLFEEHDFHDFKISVKHNDPIVMVKAYRQLAAAGDWPLHLGVTEAGPEFQGTIKSATAFGILLAEGIGDTIRVSLSAPPAQEVKVGLQILQSLNLRERKLEIVSCPSCGRAQVDVYQLANDVTKGLEGMTVPLRVAVMGCVVNGPGEAREADLGVASGNGKGQIFVKGEVIKTVPEREIVATLIEEANRIADEMGPAAATGSVQVITAP, encoded by the coding sequence CTGCCGAAAGTCCCCGAAACCCTGAGCCCGCGTCGGAAGTCGCGGCAGATCCGGGTGGGCAAGGTCCTCGTGGGCGGGGATGCCCCGGTCTCCGTGCAGTCGATGACGACGACCCCGACGACGAACATCAACGCGACACTGCAGCAGATCGCCGAGCTCACGGCGTCGGGGTGCGACATCGTCCGCGTGGCGGTGCCGAGCCAGGACGACGCCGACGCGCTGCCGATCATCGCGAAGAAGTCGCAGATCCCGGTCATCGCGGACATCCACTTCCAGCCGAAGTACGTCTTCCAGGCCATCGACGCCGGGTGCGCCGCCGTCCGTGTGAACCCGGGCAACATCCGCAAGTTCGACGACCAGGTCGGCGCGATCGCGAAGGCCGCGAAGGACGCCGGCGTCTCGCTCCGCATCGGTGTGAACGCCGGATCGCTCGAGCCGAGCCTGCTGCAGAAGTACGGCAAGGCCACGCCCGAGGCGCTCGTCGAGTCGGCCGTCTGGGAAGCCAGCCTGTTCGAGGAGCACGACTTCCACGACTTCAAGATCTCGGTCAAGCACAACGACCCGATCGTGATGGTGAAGGCCTACCGCCAGCTCGCCGCCGCGGGGGACTGGCCGCTGCACCTCGGCGTCACCGAGGCCGGGCCGGAGTTCCAGGGCACCATCAAGAGCGCCACCGCGTTCGGCATCCTGCTCGCCGAGGGCATCGGCGACACCATCCGCGTCTCGCTCTCCGCACCCCCTGCACAGGAGGTCAAGGTCGGCCTGCAGATCCTGCAGTCGCTGAACCTGCGCGAACGCAAGCTCGAGATCGTCTCCTGCCCGAGCTGCGGCCGCGCGCAGGTCGACGTCTACCAGCTGGCGAACGACGTGACCAAGGGTCTCGAGGGCATGACCGTGCCCCTGCGCGTCGCGGTGATGGGCTGCGTCGTGAACGGTCCGGGCGAGGCGCGCGAGGCGGACCTCGGCGTCGCCTCGGGCAACGGCAAGGGCCAGATCTTCGTCAAGGGCGAGGTCATCAAGACCGTGCCGGAACGCGAGATCGTCGCGACCCTCATCGAGGAGGCGAACCGCATCGCCGACGAGATGGGCCCGGCTGCCGCCACCGGCTCCGTCCAGGTGATCACCGCGCCGTAG
- a CDS encoding cysteine hydrolase family protein, with amino-acid sequence MSVVVPADAWLVAIDLQRVFTGDSPWSTPRYDEAAAGTARLLPHFAGRTVFTRFVAPERPQGAWVPYYREWSFALVPDTDPLYDLTAPFAAAVTDHGTPVVTEPTFGKWGTSLRAVVGDRPHLVLTGVSTDCCVVSTALAAADAGARVTVVADACAGASDEDHERALALMRLYAPLITVVERGTDLVTDQV; translated from the coding sequence GTGAGTGTCGTCGTGCCCGCGGACGCCTGGCTCGTCGCGATCGACCTGCAGCGGGTCTTCACCGGTGACAGCCCCTGGTCGACGCCCCGGTACGACGAGGCCGCGGCGGGGACGGCGCGACTGCTGCCGCACTTCGCCGGACGCACGGTGTTCACGCGGTTCGTGGCGCCGGAGCGACCGCAGGGCGCGTGGGTGCCGTACTACCGCGAGTGGTCGTTCGCGCTCGTGCCCGACACCGACCCCCTGTACGACCTGACCGCGCCCTTCGCAGCCGCGGTGACGGACCACGGCACCCCGGTCGTGACCGAGCCGACCTTCGGCAAGTGGGGGACGAGCCTCCGGGCCGTCGTCGGGGACCGTCCGCACCTCGTGCTCACCGGCGTCTCCACGGACTGCTGCGTCGTGTCCACGGCGCTGGCCGCCGCGGACGCCGGGGCGCGCGTCACCGTCGTCGCCGACGCGTGCGCCGGCGCGAGCGACGAGGACCACGAGCGTGCCCTCGCGCTCATGCGCCTGTACGCGCCGCTCATCACGGTCGTGGAGCGCGGGACGGACCTGGTCACCGACCAGGTGTGA
- a CDS encoding purine-cytosine permease family protein, with translation MSTAPEVRAVERQGIDVIAESDRKGRPRGLFWPWFAANVSVLGLSYGSFVLGFGISLAQATIVSVVGVAFSFLLCGIVAIAGKRGSAPTMVLSRAAFGVRGNRLPSFLSWVLTVGWETALASLAVLATSTVFRELGWDDGVVTKLVALVVVAALVVGAGIAGFDVIMRLQTVITVVTAVLTVVYVVLAAPSIDLGTLGALPAGSAQNVIGALVLVMTGFGLGWVNAAADYSRYLPRTSSTGGVVWWTTFGGALAPAVLVVVGVLLAGSSKDLDDAIGADPIGALTTILPVWFLVPFAIVAILGLVGGAVLDIYSSGLALLSAGVRIPRPVAAGVDGVFMVAGAVYVVFFAKDFISPFQAFLVTLGVPIAAWAGVFVADVVLRRRAYADAELDDVRGRYGDVRWAAIGLVVLGTVLGWGLVTNTYGVPAWLNWQGYLLGPFGLGGREGAWAYANLGVLVALVVGFAGTLLTARGSVRRQEAQPAQRTVPVRQDQP, from the coding sequence ATGAGCACCGCGCCAGAGGTCCGCGCCGTCGAGCGCCAGGGCATCGACGTCATCGCCGAGTCCGACCGCAAGGGGCGACCCCGCGGGCTGTTCTGGCCGTGGTTCGCCGCCAACGTGTCGGTGCTCGGGCTGAGCTACGGCTCGTTCGTCCTCGGCTTCGGCATCTCGCTCGCGCAGGCGACGATCGTCTCCGTCGTCGGTGTCGCGTTCTCGTTCCTGCTCTGCGGCATCGTGGCGATCGCGGGCAAGCGGGGCTCGGCGCCCACGATGGTGCTGAGCCGTGCGGCCTTCGGCGTGCGGGGGAACCGACTGCCGTCGTTCCTCAGCTGGGTGCTGACGGTCGGGTGGGAGACCGCGCTCGCATCGCTGGCCGTCCTCGCCACCTCGACGGTGTTCCGCGAGCTCGGGTGGGACGACGGCGTCGTGACGAAGCTCGTGGCCCTCGTGGTCGTCGCGGCCCTCGTCGTCGGTGCCGGCATCGCGGGCTTCGACGTGATCATGCGCCTGCAGACCGTGATCACCGTCGTCACCGCCGTGCTCACCGTCGTGTACGTCGTGCTCGCGGCGCCGTCGATCGACCTCGGAACGCTCGGTGCCCTGCCGGCGGGCAGTGCGCAGAACGTCATCGGTGCCCTCGTGCTCGTGATGACGGGCTTCGGCCTCGGATGGGTGAACGCGGCGGCGGACTACTCGCGGTACCTGCCGCGCACGTCCTCGACGGGTGGCGTGGTCTGGTGGACGACGTTCGGCGGCGCCCTCGCGCCCGCGGTCCTCGTCGTCGTCGGCGTCCTGCTCGCCGGCTCGTCGAAGGACCTGGACGACGCGATCGGCGCGGACCCGATCGGGGCGCTGACGACGATCCTGCCGGTCTGGTTCCTCGTGCCGTTCGCGATCGTGGCGATCCTCGGGCTCGTCGGCGGCGCCGTGCTCGACATCTACTCGTCGGGCCTTGCCCTGCTCAGTGCCGGCGTCCGGATCCCGCGACCGGTCGCAGCGGGCGTCGACGGCGTGTTCATGGTCGCGGGCGCCGTCTACGTCGTCTTCTTCGCGAAGGACTTCATCTCGCCGTTCCAGGCGTTCCTCGTCACCCTCGGCGTCCCGATCGCCGCGTGGGCCGGCGTGTTCGTCGCCGACGTGGTGCTGCGGCGCCGCGCGTACGCCGACGCCGAGCTCGACGACGTGCGTGGTCGCTACGGCGACGTGCGCTGGGCCGCGATCGGTCTCGTCGTGCTGGGGACGGTGCTCGGGTGGGGACTCGTCACCAACACGTACGGCGTGCCGGCGTGGCTGAACTGGCAGGGCTACCTGCTCGGCCCGTTCGGTCTCGGCGGACGCGAGGGGGCCTGGGCCTACGCGAACCTCGGGGTCCTCGTCGCCCTGGTCGTCGGCTTCGCCGGCACGCTGCTCACGGCCCGCGGGAGCGTGCGCCGCCAGGAAGCCCAGCCGGCCCAGCGGACCGTCCCGGTCCGGCAGGACCAGCCGTGA
- a CDS encoding M50 family metallopeptidase produces the protein MTVESVLLFVLGVVVFIVGLLVSIGLHELGHLTFAKLFGVKVTQYSLGFGKAIWSFRRGETEYGIRPILLGGYISMVGMLKPRASGKPNAITNTGMYGAFVQDARQASAEQIADSGGDDSRAFYRLTPWKRIIVMVAGPAMNLVIGIVLFGVLLCGFGAPTTTFTSSVDCVLPTSSATRCTPGDAESPAKQAGIRDGDVVLAVDGQQDPTIAEVSRVFQRSAGESVTVVVERDGQRRTLEVTPQLATRDVVTEQGTVAKNADGTTKTQRVGVVGVSIGQSLVRQSPAAVLPATGAQIAASAHLIIDLPQRLVAVWNAAFGAQERSQDSPVSVVGVGRAIGEVSSMSGVPVVDKAYTILGLLASLNIGLFVLNMVPLLPLDGGHIAGALWEAVKRRAYVLVGKPDPGAIDLAKTMPLTMVVVVLLAGMSALLIYADIVRPVNLFG, from the coding sequence GTGACCGTCGAATCCGTGCTCCTCTTCGTCCTCGGCGTGGTCGTCTTCATCGTCGGCCTGCTGGTCTCGATCGGACTCCACGAGCTGGGACACCTGACCTTCGCGAAGCTCTTCGGGGTGAAGGTCACGCAGTACTCCCTCGGGTTCGGCAAGGCGATCTGGTCCTTCCGCCGGGGCGAGACCGAGTACGGCATCCGGCCGATCCTGCTCGGCGGGTACATCTCGATGGTCGGCATGCTCAAGCCCCGTGCGTCCGGCAAGCCGAACGCGATCACGAACACCGGGATGTACGGCGCCTTCGTGCAGGACGCCCGCCAGGCCAGCGCGGAGCAGATCGCCGATTCGGGCGGCGACGACTCGCGGGCGTTCTACCGGCTGACGCCGTGGAAGCGGATCATCGTGATGGTCGCCGGTCCGGCCATGAACCTGGTGATCGGCATCGTGCTGTTCGGGGTGCTGCTGTGCGGGTTCGGTGCGCCGACCACGACCTTCACGTCGAGCGTCGATTGCGTGCTGCCGACGAGCAGTGCGACGCGGTGCACGCCGGGCGACGCGGAGTCGCCCGCGAAGCAGGCGGGCATCCGCGACGGCGACGTCGTGCTCGCGGTGGACGGGCAGCAGGACCCGACGATCGCCGAGGTCTCCCGGGTCTTCCAGCGGTCGGCGGGCGAGTCGGTCACGGTCGTCGTCGAGCGCGACGGGCAGCGCCGGACGCTCGAGGTCACGCCGCAGCTCGCGACCCGTGACGTCGTGACCGAGCAGGGCACGGTCGCGAAGAACGCGGACGGCACCACGAAGACGCAGCGCGTGGGCGTCGTCGGCGTCAGCATCGGGCAGTCGTTGGTCCGGCAGTCGCCCGCCGCGGTGCTGCCCGCGACCGGCGCGCAGATCGCCGCGTCCGCTCACCTGATCATCGACCTGCCGCAGCGTCTCGTCGCCGTGTGGAACGCCGCGTTCGGCGCGCAGGAGCGGTCGCAGGACAGCCCGGTGTCGGTCGTCGGCGTGGGCCGGGCGATCGGAGAGGTCTCGTCGATGAGCGGTGTGCCCGTCGTCGACAAGGCGTACACGATCCTCGGGTTGCTCGCCTCGCTGAACATCGGCCTGTTCGTGCTGAACATGGTGCCGCTCCTGCCCCTCGACGGCGGGCACATCGCGGGTGCGCTGTGGGAGGCCGTGAAGCGCCGCGCGTACGTGCTCGTCGGGAAGCCCGACCCGGGCGCGATCGACCTCGCGAAGACGATGCCGCTGACGATGGTCGTCGTCGTGCTGCTGGCGGGGATGAGCGCCCTGCTCATCTACGCCGACATCGTCCGCCCCGTCAACCTGTTCGGGTAG
- a CDS encoding 1-deoxy-D-xylulose-5-phosphate reductoisomerase has product MPTTAGRGTDVTAAPTRRRIVVLGSTGSIGTQALDVVARNPDRFEVVGLTAGTNRDLVAEQAARFGVRDTAFGAVDAERLVRTVAADVVLNGITGSVGLGPTLAALETGSTLALANKESLIVGGPLVQAAARPGQIVPVDSEHSAIAQALRSGAGSEVRRLVLTASGGPFRGRSRESLRDVTPAQALAHPTWDMGLVVTTNSATLVNKGLEVIEAHLLFDVPYDRIDVTVHAQSIVHSMVEFVDGSTIAQASPPDMRLPIALGLAWPDRVPGVGVPLDWTTASTWTFEPLDTEAFGAVDLAKHVGGLGGTFPAVFNAANEQAVAAFHAGAIGFLDIVDTVRRVVDVHIAGEPSLDGVLAAERWARTEADRLLAR; this is encoded by the coding sequence GTGCCGACGACCGCCGGGCGCGGCACCGACGTCACCGCCGCGCCGACCAGGCGCCGCATCGTCGTCCTCGGCAGCACGGGCTCGATCGGCACGCAGGCCCTCGACGTCGTCGCCCGGAACCCCGACCGGTTCGAGGTCGTCGGCCTGACCGCCGGCACGAACCGGGACCTCGTCGCCGAGCAGGCGGCCCGGTTCGGGGTCCGGGACACCGCGTTCGGTGCCGTCGACGCCGAACGGCTCGTCCGGACCGTCGCAGCGGACGTCGTGCTCAACGGCATCACCGGCTCCGTCGGCCTCGGCCCGACGCTCGCCGCGCTCGAGACCGGATCGACCCTGGCCCTCGCGAACAAGGAGAGCCTGATCGTTGGTGGTCCGCTGGTGCAGGCCGCCGCCCGTCCCGGACAGATCGTGCCTGTCGACAGCGAGCACTCCGCGATCGCGCAGGCGCTGCGTTCCGGTGCCGGCTCCGAGGTGCGCCGCCTCGTGCTCACGGCCAGCGGCGGTCCGTTCCGCGGACGCTCCCGGGAGAGCCTGCGCGACGTCACGCCGGCGCAGGCGCTGGCGCACCCGACGTGGGACATGGGGCTGGTCGTGACGACGAACTCCGCGACCCTGGTGAACAAGGGGCTCGAGGTCATCGAGGCCCACCTGCTGTTCGACGTGCCCTACGACCGCATCGACGTCACCGTGCACGCCCAGTCGATCGTGCACTCCATGGTCGAGTTCGTCGACGGCTCGACGATCGCGCAGGCGTCCCCGCCGGACATGCGGCTGCCGATCGCGCTGGGCCTCGCCTGGCCGGATCGCGTGCCCGGCGTCGGCGTGCCGCTCGACTGGACGACCGCGAGCACCTGGACGTTCGAACCGCTCGACACCGAGGCGTTCGGCGCGGTCGACCTGGCAAAGCACGTCGGCGGCCTCGGTGGGACCTTCCCGGCGGTGTTCAACGCCGCGAACGAGCAGGCCGTCGCCGCGTTCCATGCGGGGGCGATCGGCTTCCTGGACATCGTCGACACGGTCCGCCGCGTCGTCGACGTGCACATCGCGGGGGAGCCGTCCCTCGACGGCGTGCTCGCCGCGGAGCGCTGGGCGCGCACCGAGGCGGACCGCCTGTTGGCCCGCTGA
- a CDS encoding FKBP-type peptidyl-prolyl cis-trans isomerase, whose protein sequence is MKRLRLLPIAIVPAVVLGLAACSGNGSGDASASPSASSSATATPISSCPESGSASKSIEVTGAVAGTEAPKVTFDKGLSAKTPQATTVVEGSGRALKDGEFAQVSYAVYKASDASKLGAVGFDQGNPQVLSVGGTGFGALLACTKVGDRVAVVGQSSALGFNTGGEIVVVADVVAQTPTKATGTPQTQDPSLPTVEDKADGEPEITIPSGATAPSKTEVEVLKQGDGATIENGDTALVQYKGVTLADGKEFDSSWSKGAPTTFTVSEGSLIKGFVTGLVGQKVGSQVLIVTTPEDAYGSNPPEGSGIPKDASLVFVVDILAKG, encoded by the coding sequence GTGAAGCGTCTCCGCCTGCTCCCGATCGCCATCGTCCCCGCCGTCGTGCTCGGACTCGCCGCCTGCTCCGGGAACGGCTCTGGTGACGCCTCGGCCTCGCCGAGCGCGTCGTCCAGCGCCACGGCGACGCCCATCTCGTCGTGCCCGGAGTCGGGTTCGGCGTCGAAGAGCATCGAGGTCACCGGGGCTGTCGCCGGCACGGAAGCGCCGAAGGTCACCTTCGACAAGGGGCTCAGCGCGAAGACCCCGCAGGCCACCACGGTGGTGGAGGGCTCGGGCAGGGCACTCAAGGACGGCGAGTTCGCCCAGGTCTCCTACGCCGTCTACAAGGCCTCGGACGCCTCGAAGCTCGGCGCGGTCGGGTTCGACCAGGGCAACCCGCAGGTGCTCTCGGTCGGCGGCACCGGCTTCGGCGCCCTGCTCGCCTGCACGAAGGTCGGCGACCGGGTCGCGGTCGTCGGACAGTCCTCGGCGCTCGGCTTCAACACCGGCGGCGAGATCGTCGTCGTGGCGGACGTCGTCGCGCAGACCCCGACGAAGGCGACCGGCACCCCGCAGACGCAGGACCCGTCGCTTCCCACGGTCGAGGACAAGGCCGACGGTGAGCCGGAGATCACGATCCCGTCGGGCGCGACGGCCCCGTCGAAGACCGAGGTCGAGGTCCTGAAGCAGGGCGACGGCGCGACGATCGAGAACGGCGACACCGCGCTCGTGCAGTACAAGGGCGTGACCCTGGCGGACGGCAAGGAGTTCGACTCCTCGTGGTCGAAGGGCGCTCCGACGACCTTCACCGTCTCCGAGGGCTCGCTCATCAAGGGCTTCGTCACCGGACTCGTCGGACAGAAGGTCGGCTCGCAGGTCCTCATCGTCACCACCCCCGAGGACGCCTACGGCTCGAACCCGCCCGAGGGCTCGGGCATCCCGAAGGACGCCTCGCTCGTCTTCGTCGTCGACATCCTCGCCAAGGGCTGA
- a CDS encoding OsmC family protein — MTDHTYEVSVRWTGDRGTGTSGYRDYGRDHDVTAAGKHPIAGSADPAFRGDRDRWNPEEMLLGALAQCHMMSYLYVAVRRGFTVVDYEDTATASLDVHRDGTGEVTEVTLRPVVTVLEADRVADAETAHAEANRLCFIARSVAFPVHHTPVTKVRAAG, encoded by the coding sequence GTGACCGACCACACCTACGAGGTCTCCGTCCGCTGGACCGGGGACCGGGGGACCGGGACCAGCGGCTACCGGGACTACGGCCGCGACCACGACGTCACCGCAGCGGGCAAGCACCCCATCGCGGGGTCGGCCGACCCGGCCTTCCGCGGCGACCGCGACCGGTGGAACCCCGAGGAGATGCTGCTCGGCGCCCTCGCCCAGTGCCACATGATGAGCTACCTCTACGTGGCGGTGCGGCGGGGGTTCACGGTCGTCGACTACGAGGACACGGCGACGGCGTCGCTCGACGTGCACCGCGACGGCACCGGCGAGGTCACCGAGGTCACCCTCCGCCCCGTCGTCACGGTGCTCGAGGCCGACCGGGTCGCCGACGCCGAGACCGCGCACGCCGAGGCGAACCGACTGTGCTTCATCGCGCGTTCGGTGGCGTTCCCCGTCCACCACACGCCGGTCACCAAGGTGCGTGCGGCAGGATAG
- a CDS encoding asparaginase — protein sequence MTVSHDVRTDRHPLTAEGSVELAVLDRNGFDESRHVGAGVVVAADGTVLDAVGDVSASIYPRSTMKPFQALAIRRAGAVFSDDELVLTTASHAGTVPHQALALHMLESFDHVESDLGCPPDLPFDRATARTMDGPRRLAMNCSGKHAGMLAACRVNGWDEATYLEVTHPLQQRVRETVEEYTGEVVDVVGTDGCGAPVFPLTLRGLARGFAGVVARSDADTAALVDAVLDHPWAIDGVGRANTVTIERLRVLAKFGAEGVMVMGLPGGAAVAVKTLDGSQRAGTLAALTLLERNGLVDAAGVADVLAATGEQVLGGGVPVGTVRAGSGLR from the coding sequence ATGACGGTGAGCCACGACGTCCGCACAGACCGCCATCCTCTCACCGCCGAGGGCTCCGTCGAGCTCGCGGTGCTCGACCGGAACGGCTTCGACGAGAGCCGCCACGTCGGCGCCGGCGTGGTGGTCGCCGCGGACGGGACCGTGCTCGACGCCGTCGGCGACGTGAGCGCGAGCATCTACCCGCGCTCCACCATGAAGCCGTTCCAGGCACTGGCGATCCGTCGCGCCGGTGCGGTCTTCAGCGACGACGAACTCGTCCTCACGACGGCCAGCCATGCCGGGACCGTGCCGCACCAGGCCCTCGCGCTGCACATGCTCGAGTCCTTCGACCACGTCGAGTCCGACCTCGGGTGCCCGCCCGACCTGCCGTTCGACCGCGCCACCGCGCGCACGATGGACGGCCCGCGCCGCCTGGCGATGAACTGCTCGGGCAAGCACGCCGGGATGCTCGCCGCGTGCCGTGTGAACGGGTGGGACGAGGCGACCTACCTCGAGGTGACGCACCCGCTCCAGCAGCGCGTCCGCGAGACCGTCGAGGAGTACACCGGCGAGGTCGTCGACGTCGTCGGTACGGACGGCTGCGGTGCGCCCGTGTTCCCGCTGACCCTGCGCGGACTCGCGCGCGGCTTCGCCGGGGTCGTCGCACGGTCGGACGCGGACACCGCAGCGCTCGTCGACGCGGTGCTCGACCACCCGTGGGCGATCGACGGCGTCGGGCGCGCCAACACCGTGACGATCGAACGGCTCCGGGTGCTCGCGAAGTTCGGCGCGGAGGGCGTGATGGTGATGGGCCTGCCCGGTGGTGCGGCGGTGGCCGTGAAGACGCTCGACGGCTCCCAGCGCGCCGGGACGCTCGCGGCCCTCACGCTGCTCGAGCGCAACGGTCTGGTCGACGCCGCGGGGGTCGCGGACGTGCTGGCCGCCACGGGCGAGCAGGTGCTCGGCGGTGGCGTGCCGGTCGGCACGGTCCGCGCGGGGTCCGGGTTGCGCTGA